One Dokdonia sp. Dokd-P16 genomic window carries:
- a CDS encoding Ig-like domain-containing protein, translating into MKRKTTYPLPLNSFIVILLLACFSMNAQEQSFATTILNQENVDNANLSVNEDLTDFAEVRANSGTLFFGAYDGVLELAYGELLPANTTSYIKIETEDDLLPSLLGGSLGNLLADVLGIVLIGNQEFTVKALNGNTTVLSAVSSDPNTFSGARTQIVTDAQGDYYIALTPDQPYSSIEITNSIGSLIGLNQERSLKVYGAFYGADAPICNTPSFTSFDGTGLNLDLINLGGAGVTNIENAIDGDPTTFSELSLGVLSIAATIEQEIYFQNTTQPTEDFKIRLAVDPSLLALGVANNIQFEAYNGTNLVATRDLGSLLNLELINLLQSNNPVDIGFDVSAPVDRIVVSYSSLLNTSLSQRLDLYDVSVTPAIPEIAAASKNITLCENSTADLTATTDATNSQINWYDAEQGGTLLATVDSGEAFTTPSLTESTTFYAAATANGCTVASVRTAVLVTINPTPRASDILVAGFDSAICLPEVLEIVPSSTISNNFKYYFDPNKNVEITNGLTADGIIYAINDSKLEITGLNEANNPDNIFISTIEPATGCENSPGDLRQVSIILANTPNISINLTENITADDVINSIEQNNDITISGVVTGDAQENDEVTITVNNTNYTALLDATLSFATDILGAELVLDADSTIDASITVVGTLCTATAIDSEAYTVDINSPTTPTVNPQVTNDTTPLITGTGDSDDELTVIVNGVTYTEGDGNLTDNGDDTWSLQIPDGSELPDGTYDVDASVEDTVGNIASDITTDELVIDATAPTTPTVAAQTTNDTTPLITGTADSDDGLTVIVNGVTYTEGDGNLTDNGDDTWSLQIPDGNVLPDGTYDVDASVEDAVGNTASDTTIDELVIDAAAPTTPTVTAQTTNDTTPLITGTADSDDELTVIVNGVTYTEGDGNLTDNGDDTWSLEIPDGNEIPDGTYDVDASVEDTVGNTASDATTAELVIDATAPTTPTITEQTTNDTTPLITGTADSDDELTVIVNGVTYTESDGNLTDNGDDTWSLQIPDGSEISDGTYDVDASLEDTVGNIASDTTTDELVIDATAPTTPTVDPQTTNDTTPLITGTADSDDELTVIANGVTYTEGDSNLIDNGDDTWSLQIPDGSELPDGTYDVDASVEDAVGNTASDTTIDELVIDSASPTTPTVVPQTTNDTTPLITGTADSDDELTVIVNGVTYTEGDGNLIDNGDDTFSLQIPDGSELLDGTYNVDVTVEDAVGNTASDTTTDELVIDATAPTTPTVAAQTTNDTTPLITGTADSEDGLTVIVNGITYTEGDGNLTDNGDDTWSLQIPDGNELTDGTYDVDASVEDTVGNTASDTTTNELVIDSTAPTTPTVNSQTTNDSTPLITGTADSDDELTVIVNGVTYTEGDGNLTDNGDDTWSLQIPDGSELPDGTYDVDVSVEDAVGNTASDTTTDELVIDATAPTTPTVVPQTTNDTTPLITGTGDSDDELTVIVNGVTYTEGDGNLTDNGDDTWSLQIPDGSEIPDGTYDVDASVEDTVGNTASDITTDELTIDSASPTTPTITAQTTNDTTPLINGTADSDDELTVIVNGVTYTEGDGNLTDNGDDTWSLQIPDGSELPDGTYDVDASVEDAVGNTASDTTTDELTIDSASPTTPTVTAQTTNDTTPLITGTADSDDELTIIVNGVTYTEGDGNLTDNGDDTWSLQIPDGNELPDGTYDVDVSVEDAVGNTASDTTTNELVIDAAAPTTPTVTGQTTNDNTPLITGTADSDDELTVIVNGVTYTEGDGNLTDNGDDTWSLQIPDGNELLDGTYDVDASVEDTVGNTASDITTDELTIDSASPTTPTVIAQTTNDTTPLITGTADSDDELTVIVNGVTYTEGDGNLTDNGDDTWSLQIPNGNEIPDGTYDVDVSVEDTVGNTASDITTDELTIDSASPTTPTVIAQTTNDTTPLITGTADSDDELTVIVNGITYTEGDGNLTDNGDDTWSLQIPDGNELLDGTYDVDVSVEDTVGNTASDITTDELVIDATAPTTPTVTAQTTNDTSPLITGTADSDDDLTVIVSGVTYTEGDGNLTDNGDDTWSLQIPDGNELLDGTYDVDASVEDIVGDTASDTTTDELVIDATAPTTPTVTAQTTNDTTPLITGTADSDDELTVIVNGVTYTEGNGNLTDNGDDTWSLQIPDESELLDGTYDVDASVEDAVGNTASDITIDELTIDAASPTTPTVHSQTTNDNTPLITGTADSVDELTVIVNGITYTEGDGNLTDNGDDTWSLQIPDGNELLDGTYDVDVSVEDTVGNTASDITTDELVIDATAPTTPTVTAQTTNDTSPLITGTADSDDDLTVIVSGVTYTEGDGNLTDNGDDTWSLQIPDGNELLDGTYDVDASVEDIVGDTASDTTTDELVIDATAPTTPTVTAQTTNDTTPLITGTADSDDELTVIVNGVTYTEGNGNLTDNGDDTWSLQIPDESELLDGTYDVDASVEDAVGNTASDITIDELTIDAASPTTPTVHSQTTNDNTPLITGTADSVDELTVIVNGVTYTEGDGNLTDNGDDTWSLQIPDGSELPDGTYDVDASVEDTVGNIASDTTTDELIIDTNAPSIPTVISQVTTDTTPIIEGTADSSDALTVTVDNTTYVENDGHLTDNGDNTWSLQIPGANDIADGVYDVQATTEDMTGNSASDVTTNELTIDTTAPIPPTVTPQETSDTTPMITGTADSDDMLSIIVDGNSYMESDGNLTDNGDDTWSLQIPDENELGDGTYDVQATAEDLVGNTASDTTVDELTIQSGIVTTENDQQLFCESENPIIADIQVNETTVNWYLSASGGTVLATDTALMNNTIYYAALVTNGIESANRLAITVTIISTPTPTTTASIQSFCIDAMATVSDIYVNEPDVIWYAQATGGTPAADTLLVSGNYYGALVNNGCESSTRLEVNITIDETATASITSSTEMTCVGNEITYQTETDMSGYLWTISSGGTIITGGDLTDDFVTVIWNELGEQSVAVNYESLNSCMPLAEATLDVEVATCSDLTILKTVNNALPQLNTEVVYTITVTNVGDTDFTDVEVQDILPSGLQFISAATDSGTFDNAVGTWIIPEVMASATVVLEITAVVLEDGDYLNIATITQSSPMDSDFTNNVSQVDITPSCIKVFNEFSPNGDGFNDTFTIRCIESYPENNLKIYNRAGNMVYEMDGYANVWRGTSTSNGTVNKNDGLPSSTYYYILDLKDGNEPLTGWVYIAL; encoded by the coding sequence ATGAAGAGAAAAACTACCTATCCATTGCCCTTGAACAGCTTCATAGTAATTTTATTACTTGCTTGCTTCTCAATGAATGCACAAGAGCAATCATTTGCAACCACTATTCTCAACCAAGAAAATGTTGACAATGCAAATCTATCTGTAAATGAAGACTTAACAGACTTTGCCGAGGTTAGAGCAAACTCTGGAACACTTTTTTTTGGTGCATATGATGGTGTACTTGAGTTAGCATACGGAGAACTACTGCCAGCAAATACCACATCATATATTAAAATAGAAACAGAAGATGACTTATTACCTTCTTTACTAGGTGGTAGTCTCGGTAATTTACTTGCAGATGTGTTGGGGATTGTATTAATAGGTAATCAAGAATTTACCGTAAAGGCATTAAATGGTAATACTACCGTGCTAAGTGCAGTATCATCAGACCCTAATACATTTAGCGGTGCTAGAACACAAATAGTGACCGATGCACAGGGAGATTATTATATAGCACTCACACCAGACCAACCATATAGCAGTATAGAAATTACAAATAGTATAGGTTCCTTAATTGGACTAAATCAAGAACGTTCTTTGAAAGTTTATGGAGCTTTCTACGGCGCAGATGCACCTATTTGTAACACTCCTTCATTTACCTCATTTGACGGGACTGGGCTTAATCTAGATTTAATAAATCTAGGAGGCGCTGGGGTCACAAATATTGAAAATGCAATTGATGGAGATCCTACAACATTCTCAGAGTTAAGTTTGGGAGTATTATCAATTGCTGCAACGATAGAACAAGAAATTTATTTTCAAAATACAACACAACCCACAGAAGATTTTAAAATTCGCCTTGCTGTCGATCCAAGTTTATTAGCACTAGGAGTGGCAAATAATATCCAATTTGAGGCCTACAACGGAACAAATCTAGTTGCAACAAGAGACTTAGGTTCGTTATTAAATCTTGAGCTTATCAATTTATTACAAAGTAATAATCCGGTAGATATAGGTTTTGATGTTTCGGCTCCTGTAGATAGGATTGTAGTTAGTTATTCTTCATTATTAAATACCTCATTGAGTCAGCGACTTGATTTATATGATGTTTCGGTGACTCCTGCTATTCCGGAAATTGCTGCAGCATCTAAAAATATTACCTTATGTGAAAATAGCACTGCAGATCTTACTGCTACTACTGATGCTACAAACTCACAAATAAATTGGTATGATGCAGAGCAAGGTGGGACTTTACTTGCAACAGTAGATAGTGGTGAAGCTTTTACGACCCCATCATTAACAGAAAGTACTACTTTCTATGCTGCTGCTACCGCAAATGGATGTACTGTAGCGTCTGTGAGAACTGCTGTTTTAGTGACCATTAACCCTACTCCAAGAGCTTCAGATATTCTAGTAGCAGGTTTTGACTCTGCTATATGTTTACCAGAGGTATTAGAGATTGTACCGTCAAGTACCATCTCAAATAACTTCAAATATTATTTTGATCCTAATAAAAATGTAGAGATTACTAATGGGCTTACTGCAGATGGAATCATCTATGCAATTAATGACAGTAAGCTTGAGATCACAGGATTAAATGAAGCAAATAATCCTGATAATATATTTATTTCAACCATTGAGCCTGCTACTGGTTGTGAGAATAGTCCTGGTGATTTGAGACAAGTGTCTATAATTCTTGCAAATACCCCAAATATCTCCATAAATCTCACGGAGAATATTACCGCAGATGATGTCATTAATAGTATTGAGCAAAATAATGATATTACCATTTCTGGTGTAGTTACAGGAGATGCACAAGAAAACGATGAAGTAACTATTACGGTAAATAATACAAATTACACAGCATTATTGGATGCAACCTTAAGCTTCGCTACAGACATTCTAGGCGCAGAATTAGTACTTGACGCAGATTCAACTATTGATGCATCGATAACGGTTGTTGGTACTTTATGTACTGCCACAGCTATTGATAGCGAGGCTTACACAGTAGATATTAACAGTCCAACTACTCCAACGGTTAATCCGCAAGTTACCAATGACACCACACCGCTCATTACTGGTACAGGAGATTCTGATGATGAGCTGACTGTAATTGTAAATGGTGTTACCTATACCGAAGGTGATGGAAACCTTACCGATAATGGTGATGATACGTGGAGCCTGCAAATTCCTGATGGAAGTGAACTACCAGATGGAACGTATGATGTAGATGCTTCTGTGGAAGATACTGTTGGGAATATTGCTTCAGATATAACAACTGATGAATTAGTAATTGACGCTACTGCGCCTACAACTCCAACGGTTGCAGCACAAACTACGAATGACACCACACCATTGATTACAGGTACAGCAGATTCTGATGATGGGCTGACTGTAATTGTAAACGGAGTGACCTACACCGAAGGTGATGGAAACCTTACCGATAATGGCGATGATACATGGTCTCTACAAATACCAGATGGAAATGTACTACCAGATGGAACCTATGATGTAGATGCTTCTGTGGAAGATGCGGTTGGGAATACTGCTTCAGATACAACTATTGATGAATTAGTGATTGACGCTGCTGCGCCAACTACACCAACGGTAACAGCACAAACTACGAATGACACCACGCCGCTGATTACAGGTACAGCAGATTCGGATGATGAGCTAACTGTAATTGTAAATGGAGTAACCTACACAGAAGGTGATGGAAACCTAACCGATAATGGTGATGATACGTGGAGCCTGGAGATTCCTGATGGAAACGAAATTCCAGATGGTACCTATGATGTAGATGCTTCTGTGGAAGATACGGTTGGAAATACTGCTTCAGATGCTACAACGGCTGAGCTAGTAATTGATGCTACTGCGCCTACTACTCCAACTATTACAGAACAAACTACCAATGACACCACGCCATTAATTACTGGTACAGCAGATTCGGATGATGAGCTAACTGTAATTGTAAACGGAGTGACCTACACCGAAAGTGATGGAAACCTAACTGATAATGGTGATGACACTTGGTCTTTACAGATTCCTGATGGAAGTGAAATCTCTGATGGAACCTATGATGTAGATGCTTCTTTGGAAGATACCGTTGGAAATATTGCTTCGGATACAACAACAGATGAATTAGTAATTGACGCTACTGCGCCAACAACGCCAACGGTTGATCCGCAAACTACGAATGACACCACGCCGCTAATCACAGGTACTGCAGATTCTGATGATGAGCTGACTGTAATTGCAAATGGAGTTACTTACACCGAAGGTGATAGTAACCTCATCGATAATGGTGATGATACGTGGAGCCTGCAGATTCCTGATGGAAGCGAACTACCAGATGGAACTTATGATGTGGATGCTTCGGTGGAAGATGCAGTTGGAAATACTGCTTCGGATACAACAATTGATGAATTAGTAATTGACTCTGCTTCCCCAACGACGCCAACGGTTGTTCCGCAAACCACAAATGACACCACTCCACTAATTACAGGAACAGCAGATTCTGATGATGAGCTAACAGTAATTGTAAATGGAGTTACCTACACCGAAGGTGATGGTAACCTCATCGATAATGGTGATGACACTTTTAGCTTGCAGATTCCTGATGGAAGTGAATTATTAGATGGAACGTATAATGTAGATGTTACTGTGGAAGATGCAGTTGGTAATACTGCTTCGGATACAACAACTGATGAATTAGTAATTGACGCTACTGCGCCAACAACGCCAACGGTTGCAGCACAAACTACGAATGACACCACACCATTAATTACAGGTACAGCAGATTCTGAAGATGGGCTGACTGTAATTGTAAATGGAATTACTTATACTGAAGGCGATGGAAATCTTACCGATAATGGTGATGATACGTGGAGCTTGCAGATTCCTGATGGAAACGAACTAACAGACGGAACTTATGATGTAGATGCTTCTGTGGAAGATACGGTTGGAAATACAGCTTCGGATACAACAACAAACGAGCTGGTAATTGACTCTACTGCACCAACTACGCCAACGGTTAATTCTCAAACTACTAATGACTCCACGCCATTGATTACTGGTACAGCAGATTCTGATGATGAGCTGACTGTAATTGTAAACGGAGTTACTTATACTGAAGGTGATGGAAACCTTACCGATAATGGTGATGATACGTGGAGCTTGCAAATTCCTGATGGAAGCGAACTACCAGACGGAACGTATGATGTAGATGTTTCTGTGGAAGATGCGGTTGGGAATACAGCTTCGGATACAACAACAGATGAATTAGTAATTGACGCTACTGCGCCTACAACTCCAACGGTTGTTCCGCAAACCACAAATGACACCACTCCACTAATTACAGGAACAGGAGATTCTGATGATGAGCTGACTGTAATTGTAAATGGTGTTACCTATACCGAAGGTGATGGAAACCTTACCGATAATGGTGATGATACGTGGAGCTTGCAGATTCCTGATGGAAGCGAAATTCCTGATGGAACCTATGATGTAGATGCTTCTGTGGAAGATACGGTTGGGAATACTGCTTCTGATATTACTACTGATGAATTAACCATTGACTCTGCTTCCCCAACGACGCCAACGATTACTGCTCAAACCACAAATGATACCACTCCACTGATTAATGGTACAGCAGATTCTGATGATGAGCTGACAGTAATTGTAAATGGAGTAACCTACACCGAAGGTGATGGAAATCTTACCGATAATGGTGATGATACGTGGAGCCTGCAGATTCCTGATGGAAGTGAACTACCAGATGGAACGTATGATGTAGATGCTTCTGTTGAAGATGCTGTTGGAAATACTGCTTCAGATACAACAACAGATGAATTAACCATTGACTCTGCTTCCCCAACGACGCCAACGGTTACTGCTCAAACTACGAATGACACCACGCCATTAATTACTGGTACAGCAGATTCTGATGATGAGCTTACAATAATCGTAAATGGAGTAACCTACACTGAAGGTGATGGAAACCTTACCGATAATGGGGATGATACGTGGTCTCTACAAATACCTGATGGAAACGAACTACCAGATGGAACTTATGATGTAGATGTTTCTGTTGAAGATGCTGTTGGTAATACGGCTTCGGATACAACAACAAATGAATTAGTAATCGACGCTGCTGCGCCTACTACTCCAACAGTAACAGGACAAACCACAAATGACAACACGCCACTGATTACAGGTACAGCAGATTCTGATGATGAGTTGACTGTAATTGTAAATGGAGTTACGTATACCGAAGGTGATGGAAACCTAACCGATAATGGTGATGATACGTGGAGCTTGCAGATTCCTGATGGAAACGAACTACTAGATGGCACCTATGATGTAGATGCTTCTGTGGAAGATACAGTTGGAAATACCGCTTCGGATATAACAACTGATGAATTAACCATTGACTCTGCTTCCCCAACGACGCCAACGGTTATTGCGCAAACTACCAATGACACTACACCGCTGATTACAGGTACAGCAGATTCTGATGATGAGCTAACAGTAATCGTAAACGGAGTGACCTACACCGAAGGTGATGGAAACCTTACCGATAATGGAGATGATACGTGGAGCTTGCAAATACCTAACGGAAACGAAATACCAGATGGCACCTATGATGTAGATGTTTCGGTGGAAGATACTGTTGGGAATACAGCTTCGGATATAACAACTGATGAATTAACCATTGACTCTGCTTCCCCAACGACGCCAACGGTTATTGCGCAAACTACCAATGACACTACACCGCTGATTACAGGTACAGCAGATTCTGATGATGAGCTGACTGTAATTGTAAATGGAATTACTTATACTGAAGGTGATGGAAATCTTACCGATAATGGTGATGATACGTGGAGCTTGCAGATTCCTGATGGAAACGAACTACTAGATGGAACTTATGATGTAGATGTTTCTGTTGAAGATACTGTTGGAAATACTGCTTCGGATATAACAACTGATGAATTAGTAATTGACGCTACTGCACCAACGACTCCAACGGTTACTGCTCAAACTACCAATGACACTTCTCCGCTGATTACTGGTACAGCAGATTCTGATGATGATTTGACTGTAATTGTAAGTGGAGTGACCTACACGGAAGGTGATGGAAACCTTACCGATAACGGAGATGATACTTGGAGCCTGCAGATTCCTGACGGAAACGAACTACTAGATGGAACGTATGATGTAGATGCTTCTGTGGAAGATATTGTTGGGGATACGGCTTCGGATACAACAACTGATGAATTAGTAATTGACGCTACTGCGCCTACTACTCCAACGGTAACAGCACAAACCACAAATGACACCACACCGCTGATTACTGGTACAGCAGATTCTGATGATGAGCTGACTGTAATTGTAAACGGAGTGACCTACACCGAAGGTAATGGAAACCTTACCGATAATGGTGATGATACGTGGTCTCTACAAATACCTGATGAAAGCGAACTCCTAGATGGAACTTATGATGTAGATGCTTCGGTGGAAGATGCTGTTGGAAATACGGCTTCGGATATTACTATTGACGAATTAACCATTGACGCTGCTTCCCCAACGACTCCAACGGTTCATTCACAAACTACGAATGACAACACGCCATTGATTACTGGTACAGCAGATTCTGTTGATGAGCTGACTGTAATTGTAAATGGAATTACTTATACTGAAGGTGATGGAAATCTTACCGATAATGGTGATGATACGTGGAGCTTGCAGATTCCTGATGGAAACGAACTACTAGATGGAACTTATGATGTAGATGTTTCTGTTGAAGATACTGTTGGAAATACTGCTTCGGATATAACAACTGATGAATTAGTAATTGACGCTACTGCACCAACGACTCCAACGGTTACTGCTCAAACTACCAATGACACTTCTCCGCTGATTACTGGTACAGCAGATTCTGATGATGATTTGACTGTAATTGTAAGTGGAGTGACCTACACGGAAGGTGATGGAAACCTTACCGATAACGGAGATGATACTTGGAGCCTGCAGATTCCTGACGGAAACGAACTACTAGATGGAACGTATGATGTAGATGCTTCTGTGGAAGATATTGTTGGGGATACGGCTTCGGATACAACAACTGATGAATTAGTAATTGACGCTACTGCGCCTACTACTCCAACGGTAACAGCACAAACCACAAATGACACCACACCGCTGATTACTGGTACAGCAGATTCTGATGATGAGCTGACTGTAATTGTAAACGGAGTGACCTACACCGAAGGTAATGGAAACCTTACCGATAATGGTGATGATACGTGGTCTCTACAAATACCTGATGAAAGCGAACTCCTAGATGGAACTTATGATGTAGATGCTTCGGTGGAAGATGCTGTTGGAAATACGGCTTCGGATATTACTATTGACGAATTAACCATTGACGCTGCTTCCCCAACGACTCCAACGGTTCATTCACAAACTACGAATGACAACACGCCATTGATTACTGGTACAGCAGATTCTGTTGATGAGCTTACAGTAATCGTAAATGGAGTTACATATACCGAAGGTGATGGTAACCTAACCGATAATGGTGATGATACCTGGTCTTTACAGATTCCAGATGGAAGCGAACTACCAGATGGAACGTATGATGTAGATGCTTCGGTGGAAGATACGGTTGGCAATATTGCTTCAGATACCACAACAGACGAGTTGATAATCGATACGAATGCTCCTAGTATTCCAACGGTAATCTCTCAAGTAACCACAGACACCACCCCAATAATTGAGGGAACAGCAGATTCTAGTGATGCATTGACAGTGACCGTTGACAACACAACCTACGTTGAAAATGACGGACATCTTACAGATAATGGTGATAATACATGGAGCTTGCAAATTCCAGGAGCTAATGATATTGCAGATGGTGTTTATGATGTGCAAGCCACCACTGAAGACATGACTGGAAATTCGGCGTCAGATGTAACTACTAACGAGTTGACAATTGACACGACTGCTCCTATTCCGCCTACGGTGACTCCTCAAGAAACAAGTGACACCACGCCAATGATTACAGGTACAGCAGACTCTGATGATATGCTTTCAATCATTGTGGATGGTAATTCATATATGGAGAGTGATGGGAACCTAACAGACAATGGTGATGATACATGGTCTTTACAAATACCAGATGAAAATGAACTTGGAGATGGCACGTATGATGTGCAAGCCACTGCAGAAGATTTGGTAGGTAATACAGCTTCAGACACTACTGTAGATGAGCTTACCATACAATCAGGTATCGTAACGACAGAAAATGACCAGCAACTTTTTTGCGAAAGCGAAAATCCAATAATTGCAGATATTCAGGTTAATGAGACTACTGTAAATTGGTACCTCAGTGCTTCTGGTGGGACAGTTTTAGCTACCGATACTGCATTGATGAACAACACGATTTATTATGCGGCACTTGTTACAAACGGAATCGAGAGTGCAAACAGGCTGGCTATTACAGTTACTATTATCAGTACTCCTACGCCTACTACCACCGCAAGTATACAGTCATTTTGTATAGATGCTATGGCTACCGTAAGTGATATTTACGTAAATGAACCTGATGTAATATGGTATGCTCAAGCAACAGGAGGCACTCCAGCTGCAGATACACTTTTAGTTTCTGGTAATTATTATGGAGCTTTAGTAAATAATGGCTGTGAGAGTAGCACTCGTCTAGAGGTGAATATTACGATAGATGAGACTGCTACAGCAAGCATTACGAGCAGTACTGAAATGACTTGTGTGGGTAATGAAATCACTTACCAGACAGAAACTGACATGAGCGGTTATTTATGGACCATTTCTTCTGGAGGAACAATCATCACTGGTGGTGATCTCACAGATGATTTTGTTACGGTGATATGGAACGAACTTGGCGAGCAATCTGTTGCAGTAAATTATGAATCTTTAAATAGCTGTATGCCTCTAGCAGAGGCTACTCTAGACGTGGAAGTTGCCACTTGTTCTGATCTTACGATTCTTAAAACGGTAAATAATGCCCTGCCACAACTTAATACGGAGGTTGTGTATACCATCACTGTGACTAATGTAGGCGACACAGATTTTACAGATGTTGAGGTTCAAGATATATTACCATCCGGACTGCAATTTATATCTGCGGCGACAGATAGTGGAACTTTTGATAATGCAGTGGGTACTTGGATAATTCCTGAGGTGATGGCCAGTGCTACTGTAGTGTTAGAAATAACGGCTGTAGTACTCGAGGACGGAGATTATCTAAATATCGCGACCATCACGCAGTCTAGCCCTATGGATAGTGACTTTACTAACAATGTATCTCAAGTTGATATCACGCCTAGTTGCATTAAAGTGTTTAATGAATTCTCACCTAATGGTGACGGCTTTAATGACACCTTTACCATACGCTGCATCGAATCTTACCCAGAAAACAACTTGAAAATTTATAATCGAGCTGGAAACATGGTGTATGAGATGGATGGATATGCAAATGTGTGGAGAGGTACTTCTACTTCTAATGGTACTGTTAATAAAAATGACGGCCTTCCATCATCTACTTACTATTACATTCTAGACTTAAAAGATGGTAATGAGCCGCTTACTGGCTGGGTATACATTGCACTTTAA
- a CDS encoding type IX secretion system membrane protein PorP/SprF — protein MFKIYKIYLVLIMCCVSIHSNAQQAPNYTQYMYNTMAINPAYAGSSEGLNVVGIYRSQWAGFDGAPETYNLSVETPLTDRVGIGVNVTKDVNGPAERFNFDGNFSYNIQLDRDLNLAFGIKGGAQLLNVDFSKGEFVNQGDPLLTNNIDNRLLTTLGAGAFLYKYNWYLGVSVPDFFNDEYYDNVEESVVADELQTYLTAGYVFGISDNIRFKPAVLVNYVNGSPLRYNLSANFLFYDKLTVGASYQVDAAVSALAGFQISDNLFLGYSFDYATTEFTNYNDGTHEVILKFSLFKKKGMSFSPRFF, from the coding sequence ATGTTTAAAATATATAAGATTTACTTAGTACTTATTATGTGTTGTGTAAGCATACATAGCAATGCACAACAAGCGCCTAACTATACACAATACATGTATAATACCATGGCTATAAATCCAGCATATGCAGGATCTTCAGAAGGGTTAAATGTGGTGGGAATATATCGATCGCAGTGGGCTGGTTTTGATGGGGCGCCAGAGACGTATAACCTCAGTGTTGAAACGCCGCTTACTGATCGCGTTGGTATAGGTGTAAATGTCACAAAAGATGTAAACGGTCCTGCAGAGAGATTCAACTTTGATGGTAATTTCTCTTATAATATTCAGTTGGATAGGGATCTTAATTTGGCATTTGGGATAAAAGGAGGTGCTCAGTTACTCAATGTTGACTTCTCAAAAGGGGAGTTTGTAAACCAAGGCGATCCCCTACTCACAAATAACATTGATAATAGACTACTCACTACGCTGGGCGCGGGTGCATTCTTATACAAATACAACTGGTACCTGGGTGTCTCTGTGCCAGATTTCTTTAACGATGAGTATTATGATAATGTGGAGGAATCTGTCGTGGCAGATGAGTTGCAAACGTACCTAACTGCAGGTTATGTTTTTGGCATAAGCGATAACATCCGTTTTAAACCCGCTGTGCTTGTAAACTATGTAAATGGTAGTCCGCTGCGATATAACCTTTCGGCAAATTTCCTCTTTTATGACAAGCTCACCGTAGGTGCTAGTTATCAAGTGGATGCTGCGGTAAGTGCGCTGGCTGGTTTTCAAATTTCTGACAATCTATTTTTAGGCTATTCCTTTGATTATGCTACTACAGAGTTCACAAATTATAATGATGGAACCCATGAAGTTATTTTAAAGTTCTCTTTATTCAAGAAAAAGGGAATGTCATTCTCACCTAGATTCTTTTAA